From Cryobacterium sp. GrIS_2_6:
ATTGCGCTGATCTTTTCGGTTCGACAATGGATGTCCGGGTCGAACTTGCTTCGTGGGCAAAAGCCGACGTCTAAAGAGCCTTCGCCGATCAGTTCCGCCTGTCGGAGGGGCGCCAGTTCTTGGACTGTCACTTCGACGTTCGGGTAGGTGTCGTGGTGTTGACGGAGGGCGCTGATGAGATCTCCGCTGAGCATGGCAACTCCGGAGAAACCGACACGCACAGTGCCGGTCTGACCGCTGAGAGATTGATGGACCACGGCGGCTGCCCGTTCCGCTTGAGCGAGCGTCCGACGCGCCTCGACGAGGAGGACCTCGCCTGCCTCCGTCAGTTCGACTCGACGGCTCGTGCGCTCAAAGAGCAGCCCGCCGAGTTCACGTTCGAGGGTCTGGATCTGCATGCTCAGGGTCGGTTGCACGACGTGGAGGCGGGCCGCGGCGCGGCCGAAGTGCCGCTCTTCCGCCACGGCAACGAAATACCTCAGATGCCGCAGCTCCATACGTGGCCCATCAGCTGGAATGATCAATCGGTCAAATCAATCTAATTGTCTCATGAGGTCGCAGGGATCACACTGTATTCATGTCAACGTATGTGGAAGATCGCTTGGCGATCGCAGACCTTGAGACGGGATGGATCCACCGAGACCTCGGTGAATGGGCGGCGCTTCGAGAGTTGTTCCATCCTGACGGCGTGATCGAGATCACCTGGTTCCACGGCCTATTCACGGATTTCGTGAACGCGTCCGAACGCATGGGCGCATCGCAATTCCGAACCAAGCACGTCATCACGTCCCCCCTTGTGACCCTCAACGAGTCCCGGGATCGGGCGGTGGCAGAGACCAACGCGATCATCATCGCGGAGAACGTTTCTCTAGACCTCGGGTGCATGGGCCACAACCGGTTCATCGACCGGATCGAGAAAAGAGACGGCCTCTGGAAGATCGTCGACCGTAAAAGCATCTACGACGCCGCCACCTTCACCTTCCCCCTCGGGCTGGTCGACATCGACGGCGCCCTCGCCCGGATATTTCCCCGCGAGTACGCGGCGCGGGCATATCTGCTCGAAAAAAGCGGGTTCCCAGTAGCGAGGGTCTTCGCGACGAAGGGCAGCGACTTGGAACGCCGGATTAAAGCCGACGCCACCGCGTGGCTAGCCGCACCGGGATCCACCACCGAAAGGCACAACGCATGACCACCACCACGATCACCACCGTCCGCGTCTTCGACGGCGCAGCCATGCTCGAGGGATCCTTCGACGTGACGTTCACAGAACAAGGAATCCGCGCGGTCACCGCAACCACCGAAGAACCGATCGGTTCGGACACGATCATCGACGGTACCGGCAAAACGCTGCTTCCCGGACTGATCGACACTCACGTGCACTTCGACTCGTACGCTGATTTGGGCGAATTCACCCGCTGGGGTCTGACGACTGTCTTGGACATGGGAACCCACCCGAAGTCGCTGGTGGACAGAATGCGCGACCAAACAGGGCTGTCCGACGTGCGAAGTTCCGGCAGTCCAGCGTCCGGCCCAGGAAGCAATCAGACGACCAAGGGCAGCTTCGCGTTGTCCACGGTGGTGAGCGGGCCTGACGACGCCCCCCGGTTCGTGGCCGACCGGGTTGCCGAAGAATCCGACTACATCAAGATCATCATCGAGGATCCCGCAAGGGTCGGCGACGTGGCCCTGGGCGGCGACACCATCGCCGCCATCGTGCAGGCCGCTCACACGGTTGGTCTTCAGGCCATCGCGCACGCCTCCTCGACAGCAGCGTTCCACCTCGGCATCGACGCCGGCGTCGACATCCTCACGCATGTTCCTCTCAACGGGCCCATCACGTCGGAGATGGCCGCCTCGATGGCCGTCGGTAACATTCGAGCGATTCCAACCCTGATCATGATGAAGGGCACCGCCTCGGCGGTCGGTCTTCCCGACTCCGGCGACGGACCCGGATACCACAACGCATCCGCCTCGGTTACCGCCATGGCGGCAGCCGGACTGATGATCGCCGTGGGCACCGACGCCAACAATGCCCCCTTCGTGCCCTTCCGTCCGGCTCTCGGCGAATCGATGCACGACGAATTGCAGCTTCTCGTCGACGCCGGCCTCAGCCCCACGGAAGCGCTACGAAGCGCCACCAGCACCGCCGCCGCCCTCTTCGGCCTCGATGATCGCGGCAGCGTCCGAGAAGGATCCCGCGCGGACCTGCTTCTCGTCACGGGCGACCCCACCGCCGATATCACCGCCACAAGAAACATCGACCATGTCTGGACCGCCGGGATCCCCGCCTCCTGACCATCCGATCCACACCTCTCGATTCAAAGGACCCACCTCGTGAAACTCATCACCCTCGAAGAGCACTACCTGGACGTATCGATCGCCCGAGCAAGCGCCGGGATTGCATCCCACCAAAGCCCCGACTTCCACGCCACGTTCGATCCGAAGCTGGGCTTTTCCTGGTCCCCGTCCGCCGAAGTCCTACAAGACCTCGACGAAGGCCGCATCGCCAACATGGATGCCAACGGCATCAGCATGCAGGTCCTCTCTGGACTCTCCACACAACAGCTCCCCGCTGAGCACGCCGGTGATCTCGTGACAAACCTTAACAACACACTCGCCGCAGCGGTTACGAGGCACCCCGACCGGTTCGCGGCGTTCGCGTCCCTGCCAACTGTCCTGCCCGAACACGCTGCCGACGAACTCGAACGCGGCGTGCGGGACTTGTCCATGGTCGGCGCGATGATCATGGGGCGTACGGAGGACCAATTCCTCAGCGAAACTCGATTCGACCCGATTCTCGCCCGCGCGGCGAGTTTGAACGTGCCGATCTACCTGCACCCGGGAGTCCCGCCCGCCGCCAGCAGCGCTATCAACTATGCCGGCCTCGACCCGCTGGTCACGGCCCGGTTCCAAACTGCGGGATGGGGGTGGCACATGGAAACAGGAATCCACTTCCTGCACCTGGTCCTCAGCGGTGTCTTCGACAAATACCCCACCCTCCAGATCATCCTCGGACATTGGGGCGAAATGGTCCCGTTCTTCCTCGATCGGCTCGATGAAGGCTTCCCCACCCGCCTCACCGGCCTTGACCGTTCCATAGCCGAGTACGTGAAATCGAACGTCTATGTCACCCCCAGTGGCATGTTCAGCCACGCCCAGCTGCAGTACTGCATCGAGACCCTCGGTACCGACCGGATCATGTACTCCGTCGACTACCCGTTCCTCGACAACGGCGGGGCCGCCAAATTCCTCGACGAAGCAAAGCTCGAGCCGGACGTGAAAGAAGCCATCGCGCACGGCACCGCCGAGATCCTCCTCAACCTCGCCTAGCAGCCCCGGACGTGACCGGTGCCCTCGAACGGCCGTCCACGAGACCCAACCGTCCTCTTAAATCAGAATCGGTGTTTCGTGTTCAACGGCCCGTGACCGAGACCTAATGGCTGTGCATGTACGCGACTCTTAGTGGCACTTCTCCTCGACGGACCGCAGCGGAATGACCCGTTCGGCTCCGGCGAAAGGGAATCAGGTCGCAGGTTCCGCTGCCGGCTGGGTGCCGGTGTTGTGCTCGATCATGATCTCCGTCACCGCCGTTCGGTCCCTGGCCTCGAGCGCATTGGCCATGCGCACGTACAGGTCGAGGCGCGCATTCAGCACTTCCGGCAGGGGCTGAGCATTCACCGGACGCAGCGTGACGGCGTGACGTTCAAGCAGATCGAGCAGGCTTAGAAAGACGGTGCGCAGCATGGTATTGGGCGAAACGCTAGCCACGAACGCCTGAAACTGCCAGTTTCCATGCAGAAAGGACCGCACGTCCCCGGTCGCCATCGCCCGTTCCATCTGGACTATCTCCAGGCGCATCCCAACCATACCGTCAGCGCAAGAATTTACTTGATCTGCGCAAAGACCAAGCGAAAGTGCTGATGGATCCGTTGGGATAACTTCGGAATGGCCAAGATCGGGCTGTCAGAGTGCGACCGTCATGGACTGAGCGCGAACAGAATGGGACGCGCACACCGATTTCGAGCAGCCCTTCCTCATTCCGAAGTACCGCCTGGTCCTGCCGTGCGGGCGGTCCAGTCTCGGTTTCATCGCGATGCGGCGAGTCTGACCGCCGACCTTGACGACCGTGGTCACCGCATAAAAACGAGTCGACCCCGGTCATTCCAGGTTGAGTGGATATCCGCAAGGGCACGTGGCTGGATGTCGACCTCAATTACGCCACGAGCGGCGAGATCAAGTGCTGCATCTGCCATATTCCGGCGACGCTCGGCCGAGTATGCGCCGGCGCCGCTGCCCCAGACGTGCAGGTCGCTCATGCGCATCAAGGCGGAGTCGAGCGAGACGTGCACGCCGTCGAGCGCACCCAAGTTGACCCAGTCAATCCGATGTTGCGGGTGCGGAGCCGAGCGTGCAAGCGCAGCCATCGCGATGGCCGCCGTGTCGCCCCAGAGGAAGTCGAGCACAACGTCCACGCCATCGGCCCCGACCCGGGCAAGGGACGCGTCGAGCCCGTCGTCGAGGGGGATCACCTCGTTGGCGCCTCGATCCGCGGTTCGGCGGAGCGCATCGCCTTCGCGGCCGACCGCGATCACCCGTCGTGCGCCGAGGTGCTTCGCTATCTGCACCGCCACCGAGCCGGATGCGCCGGTCGCGCCGATCACGAGCACAGTCGGTGTGGCACCTGGCTCGAGGATGCGAGTGAGCGGCAGCCACGAGGCGAACGCCGTGTTGACAACCGCGGCGGCCTGAGCGGCGTCGAGACCCGCGGGCACGGGCCGGACCGAGGCCGGCGACACGGCGACGCGGTCAGCAAGAGTTCCCCACGGTGAGCGCACGCCGGGCACGTAGACGATGGAGCCATCCGGAAGCTCCGCGACGCCATCGAATCCCGCAACGATCGGCGGCTTGGCGGCGCTCGAGTAGTGCCTGCCGGCTGCGATGAGCCGGACGATGTTCGAGACCGCTGCCGCGCGGACCTCGGCGACGACCTCGCCTTCGAACGGTTCGGGCTCGGGGAAGTCGCCGTAAACGGGCGGCCGGGTGAAATCGGCGACGACGGCAGCCTTCATTGGTCGAGCCTCCCTTTTTGGATGCGCTGTCCCGCGATCCAGACGCCGCGCATGCTGCGAGTGGCGGCGATGTCTGCGGTCGGGTCGGCATCGAGCAGAACGAGGTCCGCGCGAAGTCCGGCCGCGATCCTGCCGCGGTCATCGAGTCCGAAGTGGTCGGCGGCGACCGAGGTGGCCGCGTCGAGCGCTTCGACCGGAGAGAGCCCGGCTTCGACGAGTAGTCCGAGCTCCTGGTGCAGGCTCTCGCCGAACGGCGGCGACGACGGGCCGAAGGGGACCGCGTTCGCGTCCGTGCCGGCGAGGATCGGCATCCCTGCGTCGTGAAGCACTGCCACCGAGGCGCGCGCGGGTTCATACACGGGCCCGGGGGCACCAGCCGCCTTCAGTCCCTCGACGATCCCCTTCATCATCGTCAGAGTCGGGACGACGACCGCGCCGGCCGCGGCGAGCTCGGCAGCCTGAGAGCTCTCGAGCGGACGATCGAGCGGGACCTGGGTCAGGATGTCGACCCCGGCCCTCTGCGCCATCGTCACGGCGTCGAACCGCGACGCGTGCGCCACTACCTTCTTGCCGCGGGCGTGCGCCGCGGCCACCAGGGCATCGACGGTCTCCTGGTCGAAGCCAGGGAGGTCGATGACGACCTTGATGTAGTCGGCGCCCTCCTCGACTCGGGCGGAGACCCAGGCATCCGCCTCAGCAGCAGCTACGACGAGCACCTCGGGCCCGGCGTGCATGCGTTGTGCGTGCACGCTCGTCGGTGATGTCGAGACAACGCCCGCCGCGCGGAGATCCGCCACGCCGGGGAGCCCGCGCAGCGGGTTGAGAAGGGACATCGGGTTGCCCATATCGAGCACGGTGGTCACGCCGAAGGAGGCGAAGGTCGCCAGGGTCTCCCTCCCA
This genomic window contains:
- a CDS encoding FCD domain-containing protein produces the protein MVGMRLEIVQMERAMATGDVRSFLHGNWQFQAFVASVSPNTMLRTVFLSLLDLLERHAVTLRPVNAQPLPEVLNARLDLYVRMANALEARDRTAVTEIMIEHNTGTQPAAEPAT
- a CDS encoding amidohydrolase family protein; translated protein: MTSSVLRGVRVYRNGRFGDPEDVVIEGSVIGTDASGARDVESGGYLIPGLIDCHVHVIGRETLATFASFGVTTVLDMGNPMSLLNPLRGLPGVADLRAAGVVSTSPTSVHAQRMHAGPEVLVVAAAEADAWVSARVEEGADYIKVVIDLPGFDQETVDALVAAAHARGKKVVAHASRFDAVTMAQRAGVDILTQVPLDRPLESSQAAELAAAGAVVVPTLTMMKGIVEGLKAAGAPGPVYEPARASVAVLHDAGMPILAGTDANAVPFGPSSPPFGESLHQELGLLVEAGLSPVEALDAATSVAADHFGLDDRGRIAAGLRADLVLLDADPTADIAATRSMRGVWIAGQRIQKGRLDQ
- a CDS encoding zinc-binding dehydrogenase encodes the protein MKAAVVADFTRPPVYGDFPEPEPFEGEVVAEVRAAAVSNIVRLIAAGRHYSSAAKPPIVAGFDGVAELPDGSIVYVPGVRSPWGTLADRVAVSPASVRPVPAGLDAAQAAAVVNTAFASWLPLTRILEPGATPTVLVIGATGASGSVAVQIAKHLGARRVIAVGREGDALRRTADRGANEVIPLDDGLDASLARVGADGVDVVLDFLWGDTAAIAMAALARSAPHPQHRIDWVNLGALDGVHVSLDSALMRMSDLHVWGSGAGAYSAERRRNMADAALDLAARGVIEVDIQPRALADIHSTWNDRGRLVFMR
- a CDS encoding nuclear transport factor 2 family protein codes for the protein MSTYVEDRLAIADLETGWIHRDLGEWAALRELFHPDGVIEITWFHGLFTDFVNASERMGASQFRTKHVITSPLVTLNESRDRAVAETNAIIIAENVSLDLGCMGHNRFIDRIEKRDGLWKIVDRKSIYDAATFTFPLGLVDIDGALARIFPREYAARAYLLEKSGFPVARVFATKGSDLERRIKADATAWLAAPGSTTERHNA
- a CDS encoding amidohydrolase family protein translates to MTTTTITTVRVFDGAAMLEGSFDVTFTEQGIRAVTATTEEPIGSDTIIDGTGKTLLPGLIDTHVHFDSYADLGEFTRWGLTTVLDMGTHPKSLVDRMRDQTGLSDVRSSGSPASGPGSNQTTKGSFALSTVVSGPDDAPRFVADRVAEESDYIKIIIEDPARVGDVALGGDTIAAIVQAAHTVGLQAIAHASSTAAFHLGIDAGVDILTHVPLNGPITSEMAASMAVGNIRAIPTLIMMKGTASAVGLPDSGDGPGYHNASASVTAMAAAGLMIAVGTDANNAPFVPFRPALGESMHDELQLLVDAGLSPTEALRSATSTAAALFGLDDRGSVREGSRADLLLVTGDPTADITATRNIDHVWTAGIPAS
- a CDS encoding amidohydrolase family protein yields the protein MKLITLEEHYLDVSIARASAGIASHQSPDFHATFDPKLGFSWSPSAEVLQDLDEGRIANMDANGISMQVLSGLSTQQLPAEHAGDLVTNLNNTLAAAVTRHPDRFAAFASLPTVLPEHAADELERGVRDLSMVGAMIMGRTEDQFLSETRFDPILARAASLNVPIYLHPGVPPAASSAINYAGLDPLVTARFQTAGWGWHMETGIHFLHLVLSGVFDKYPTLQIILGHWGEMVPFFLDRLDEGFPTRLTGLDRSIAEYVKSNVYVTPSGMFSHAQLQYCIETLGTDRIMYSVDYPFLDNGGAAKFLDEAKLEPDVKEAIAHGTAEILLNLA
- a CDS encoding LysR substrate-binding domain-containing protein, with the protein product MIIPADGPRMELRHLRYFVAVAEERHFGRAAARLHVVQPTLSMQIQTLERELGGLLFERTSRRVELTEAGEVLLVEARRTLAQAERAAAVVHQSLSGQTGTVRVGFSGVAMLSGDLISALRQHHDTYPNVEVTVQELAPLRQAELIGEGSLDVGFCPRSKFDPDIHCRTEKISAIRLIAAIPSGHPLASRATINYTDLNRKQVIVYTHDDVEDLSLEYIRSQGQEPIVVHRAATTLGVLALVAAGLGIAVVPDTTEQIRIPKITFRPLLDPEASVDLLLLSRAPETSGAVNAFLAIARAGISL